A window of Citrus sinensis cultivar Valencia sweet orange chromosome 7, DVS_A1.0, whole genome shotgun sequence contains these coding sequences:
- the LOC102614585 gene encoding homeobox-leucine zipper protein ATHB-40: MIREMIVTNTNHQVEDNKSNMVLLSQFYPSDVLTPTGIVPQQGEPSKPKRRQRKRNTNGNGGFRALKKRKLTAEQAELLEMHFGNEHKLESDRKDKLAAELGLDPRQVAVWFQNRRARDKTKKIEETYATLKTAHENVVVEKTRLESEVATLKEKLSVAEKEIKKMSELIEGISLNNPSATIPTDMDTVDSPFTLDPFAGNLGWFDYEDLLYLLQQNYISAAEWLLLHTY; encoded by the exons ATGATCAGAGAAATGATCGTAACAAACACGAATCATCAAGTTGAAGATAACAAAAGTAATATGGTCTTGCTTTCCCAGTTTTACCCTTCTGATGTTCTCACACCAACTGGAATCGTTCCACAACAAG GGGAGCCGTCTAAGCCGAAGCGCAGGCAACGCAAACGGAATACTAACGGAAACGGTGGCTTTCGTGCTTTGAAGAAGAGAAAGCTGACGGCTGAACAAGCTGAGCTTCTTGAGATGCATTTTGGCAACGAACACAAGCTTGAATCTGACAGAAAAGACAAGCTCGCTGCTGAGCTCGGACTCGACCCTCGTCAAGTGGCCGTGTGGTTTCAGAACCGGAGGGCTCGTGATAAGACTAAGAAGATTGAGGAGACCTACGCTACCTTGAAGACCGCTCATGAAAATGTCGTCGTGGAGAAAACCCGACTCGAGTCTGAG GTGGCAACGCTGAAAGAGAAGCTTTCAGTTGCCGAGAAGGAGATTAAGAAAATGTCAGAGCTCATTGAAGGGATTTCACTCAATAATCCGAGTGCCACGATCCCAACGGACATGGACACCGTGGACTCACCGTTTACCCTGGACCCTTTTGCTGGTAATCTTGGGTGGTTTGATTATGAGGATCTCCTCTACTTGCTTCAACAGAATTACATTTCTGCTGCCGAGTGGCTCTTACTCCACACCTATTAA
- the LOC102614295 gene encoding probable NAD(P)H dehydrogenase (quinone) FQR1-like 2, which produces MGKGGGCVPSKKKNPRPPAIIADSEHDPLTPPAPIPISDQITHPNDTTTTSSQLREITKLKIFIVFYSMYGHVEGLAKRMKKGVDGVDGVEGLLYRVPETLTREALDHMKVPPRDDDIPEISAADLVEADGFLFGFPTRYGCMAAQMKAFFDSTGMLWKEGKLVGKPAGFFVSTGTQGGGQETTAWTAITQLAHHGMLFVPIGYTFGAGMFKMDSIRGGSPYGAGVFAGDGTREPSETELALAEHQGKYMAAVVKKLCEA; this is translated from the exons ATGGGGAAAGGCGGTGGCTGTGTCCcaagcaagaaaaaaaatccacgCCCTCCCGCCATCATCGCCGACTCTGAACACGACCCGCTTACCCCTCCGGCCCCGATCCCAATCTCTGACCAAATCACTCATCCTAACGACACCACAACTACCTCCTCTCAGCTGCGAGAAATCACAAAATTGAAGATATTCATCGTGTTCTATTCCATGTATGGCCACGTGGAGGGGTTGGCAAAGAGGATGAAGAAGGGCGTTGATGGCGTTGACGGTGTGGAGGGCCTGCTGTATCGGGTGCCCGAGACGTTGACGAGGGAGGCCTTGGATCACATGAAAGTGCCGCCGAGAGATGATGACATCCCGGAGATTTCGGCGGCGGATTTAGTGGAGGCTGACGGGTTCTTGTTTGGGTTTCCGACGAGGTATGGGTGCATGGCGGCCCAAATGAAGGCTTTTTTCGACTCGACTGGCATGTTGTGGAAAGAGGGTAAACTTGTCGGCAAACCCGCCGGTTTTTTTGTCAGCACTGGCACTCAAGGTGGCGGTCAGGAAACCACTGC TTGGACTGCAATTACCCAGTTGGCCCACCATGGAATGCTATTTGTTCCTATTGGGTACACCTTTGGAGCCGGTATGTTCAAGATGGACTCTATTCGGGGGGGCTCTCCATATGGTGCTGGTGTTTTCGCTGGTGATGGCACAAGAGAGCCAAGTGAAACAGAGCTGGCACTAGCAGAACATCAGGGCAAGTATATGGCAGCGGTAGTCAAAAAGCTTTGCGAGGCTTAA